A genomic window from Oryctolagus cuniculus chromosome 12, mOryCun1.1, whole genome shotgun sequence includes:
- the MESP2 gene encoding mesoderm posterior protein 2, which yields MAQSPPPPLPPPPPPPHGLLGQDHWVLPQGWGWDASSVSTSPASSSDSSGSCPCDGARGPSLPAAPGHGARTRLPAAAPTAPRRARPGPAGGQRQSASEREKLRMRTLARALHELRRFLPPSVAPAGQSLTKIETLRLAIRYIGHLSAVLGLSEDSLRRPRRRRSDAASPRGCPLCPDGGAAQVPGVGSAVCTGAAWASPDARPGPRSAPEYVGSRVPDSDPWVTPPYCPTMQSPAHQPRGRAPDASPWTPPQACPGTQMSPEPGHPAAPWTPPPAPPELAAVYQSSSVSPLGSPPILPPASCQRLQPQTQWACWGRGVEVLPGPQEQALGPAFPLSQASPSQSSALRLSGCPELWQEDLEGTHLGIFY from the exons ATGGCCCAGTCTCCGccaccgccgctgccgccgccgccgccgcctccacaCGGCCTCCTCGGCCAAGACCACTGGgtcctcccccagggctggggctgggacgcGTCCTCGGTCTCCACGTCCCCGGCCTCCTCCTCGGACTCGTCTGGGTCCTGCCCGTGCGACGGCGCCCGCGGCCCCTCGCTGCCCGCCGCCCCCGGCCACGGCGCCCGCACCCGGCTCCCCGCGGCCGCCCCGACGGCGCCCCGACGAGCGCGGCCCGGCCCCGCGGGCGGCCAGCGCCAGAGCGCCAGCGAGCGCGAGAAGCTGCGCATGCGCACGCTCGCCCGCGCGCTGCACGAGCTGCGCCGCTTCCTGCCGCCGTCCGTGGCGCCCGCCGGCCAGAGCCTGACCAAGATCGAGACGCTGCGCCTGGCCATCCGCTACATCGGCCACCTGTCGGCCGTGCTGGGCCTCAGCGAGGACAGCCTGCGGCGCCCGCGCCGGCGGCGCAGCGACGCCGCGAGTCCCCGGGGCTGCCCGCTCTGCCCCGACGGCGGCGCCGCGCAGGTGCCGGGCGTGGGCTCCGCGGTCTGCACCGGAGCCGCCTGGGCGTCCCCGGACGCCCGCCCGGGGCCCCGCTCCGCGCCTGAATACGTGGGGAGCAGAGTCCCGGACTCGGATCCCTGGGTGACGCCCCCGTACTGCCCCACGATGCAGTCACCCGCGCATCAGCCCCGAGGGAGAGCCCCGGATGCGTCGCCTTGGACGCCACCCCAAGCTTGCCCCGGGACGCAGATGTCCCCAGAGCCCGGGCACCCCGCGGCACCCTGGACGCCGCCCCCCGCGCCCCCGGAGCTGGCTGCAGTGTACCAG AGTTCCTCTGTGTCTCCACTGGGAAGCCCACCCATCCTGCCCCCCGCGTCGTGCCAGAGACTGCAGCCTCAGACCCAGTGGGCGTGCTGGGGCCGTGGTGTGGAGGTGCTCCCCGGCCCCCAGGAGCAGGCGCTGGGCCCTGCCTTCCCGCTCAGCCAAGCCAGCCCCTCGCAGAGCTCAGCCCTGCGGCTCAGTGGCTGCCCCGAACTTTGGCAAGAAGACCTGGAGGGGAcccacttgggcatcttctactag